In Lepus europaeus isolate LE1 chromosome 19, mLepTim1.pri, whole genome shotgun sequence, the genomic window CGGGAGGTGCAGGCGGTGGTGCCTGCCAGCTCCTGGCAGCCCCACCCGTTCTGACTCCCGGCCTTGGGGCTGGGAGCTGGTTCCCGGCAGGGCAGGCGTTtgctgggagacaggagggtgAGTCAGCATGAGCCTGGCACCAGAACCCTCCAGGGGCGGCGGGCAGGAGGCGTGAGCTGGCTGGGAGGCGGTCCTGGCCTCCGGGTGCTGCCAGACCCCTTCCTCCGTGAGACGGAAGACACAGCAAGGCCCAGGCAGAGCCCCTGAGGCAGCCGGGTGGTGCAGGGAGGGGCATCTCAGACAAAAGACCCATTTCCAGCTTGCCAAAGTGGGGGGCCTCTGAGAGAACAAAGACACAGACCAAGTGGCCTCATGCACACCCCTGCACACTCACAGAGAGGACGGGGGAACACGGGTGGGTCCACACCCGCACACCCGTGAGCACAGGGCTGCACACGGGGAACACGGGCGGGTCCACACCCGCACACCCGCGAGCACAGGGATTGCACTCGGGGAACACGGGCGGGTCCACACCCGCACACCCGCGAGCACAGGGATTGCACTCGGGGAACACGGGCGGGTCCACACCCGCACACCCGCGAGCACAGGGCTGCACACGGGGAACACGGGCGGgtccacacccccacacccgcGAGCACAGGGCTGCACACGGGGAACACGGGCGGGTCCACACCCGCACACCCGCGAGCACAGGGCTGCACACGGGGAACACGGGCGGGTCCACACCCGCACACCCGCGAGCACAGGGCTGCACACGGGGAACACGGGCGGGTCCACACCCGCACACCCGCGAGCACAGGGCTGCACACGGGGAACACGGGCGGGTCCACACCCGCACACCCGCGAGCACAGGGCTGCACACGGGGAACACGGGCGGGTCCACACCCGCACACCCGCGAGCACACAGGATGCTGGGAACGCCGCAGGCACTTCCTAAGGGGCTCCTGCTCCCGAAACTGCACAAAGGGTCCCTGCCGGCCTGGCCCCGGGGGACGTTCCATGGGGGGGGGTCCCCTCAAGTCCGCCTGGCGGCTCGGGGTCGGGTCCCTCTCCCCACACGAGTGGTCTCCCTCTCGGCTTCGGCGGCACCGAGTCCCGCAGTCCAGGAGGTGACGTCAGGGAGTGACTCAGACACACCCGCGGACCCATCCCCCACCACCGGCGTGTGCGCTGTAGGACAAACCGCCAACTCCGACACCCGCTGGGCAGCGGCTCGGTGCCAGCCTGGGTCGGGGTTCCAGCCTCGCacacctggggctgctgtgcacccCTGGAGCAGGTCCATGGTGCGGGGTAGTACAAGGGGCACCACGCACTGCAGACGACCGCGGCGAGGCGCTGCGGACGCTACCTGCACGGGGGCCCCGCCCGCAAGCTTGCtgtcccctgcctgcctcctccaccccaggGACCCCGCAAAGCCCAGTGGACTTGTGTGCGGGACATGACGGGGGTGGAGGTGTCAGGGCCCCTCACAAAGTTGCGGGAGCACTCGCCGGGGCAGCTGCGGGGCGAGGGCGACAGGGGGCCCGCGGCTCCCATTGTCCTCGGCGGAgcgcgccagcccctccctgcgaACAGGCTGCGGCGCGGCCCGGAGCGCGGGGCGGTGCGCGGTGCCCGCGCCGCACTGTGCGGCGGCGCCTGCGGATTGGCCACGCCGCGGAGACGTCAGCCCGGGCGCGGGGGCCGCGGCCTTAAGAGCGGGCGTCGGGGGCCGCGGAGCCTCCGCAGCCGCCCGTCGCCCTGCGCCCGCCGCCTCcgcccgccgcgccgcgccgccatGAGAGAAATCGTGCACATCCAGGCCGGCCAGTGCGGCAACCAGATCGGGGCCAAGGTGAGGCCGCGCGCCGTGCCCGCCCGCCCCGACCTGCACACccgggacaaagccaggagccgcctCGCGCGCCGCAGGGTCGGCGGGGTCCTTGCTCCACCGCCCCCGCCCGCGCCTTCACCCCGTGTCTGCTGGGTGGCCGCCCGCCTAGGGCCCGGCCCGGCTGGGCGTGGCCCTCTGCCGGGCCGGGTGGGCGCATGGGTGCGGCTCGCGTCCTAAGCACAGCCGAGCCGCAGGATCgcggggacgggggtggggggtgggacgCGGTGTCCTGCAGGCAGCGGAGCTGCTGTCGCGTCGCAGCCCCACCCCGTTCCTTTGTGGGGAGCCGTCGGGCCGGGACTCAGGGGTCACCTTGGTTTGGGACCCTATTCATCCTCCCCGGGGGCAGCAGCACCTGGCCGAAGCCCCCGAGGGCCTAGACCGCGCCCACCCGGGGACTGGACGTGGGGACAAAGCGGGCTCTGGGCGCGGAGGGCGTCGTCGCCGCGGCCGCTCCGCCATTGTTCGCCCACTTTGCGGAGGCGGAGCAGGAGTGGGGGGAGCGGGAGAGATATCCGCAGCGATCCTCCAGAGGTGGCCTCGCTCCTCTGCAGCTCCTGAGCCAGCTGTCCCTCACCCAAGGTCACGCAGCACGCACCAGACGGGCAAGCTGCGCATCCCGTCGGGGGCTCAGGCTGGGGGGGAGGTGctcaggcgggggtgggggcttaAGCTGGGGTGAGGTCTTTGTCAGCACCACGGCCAGGGCTGCCCATCCCACTGTCAGCACCCTGCAGgtgcccagcctggggctccGGGTGCGGTGGGTTAGAGCGGGGCTCAAGCTTGGGGGGGCTCCAGCTGAGAAGGGTGGTCCTTGTCAGCACCAGGGCCAGACCTGCCCATCCCATCCTCAGCACCCTGCAGGTGCCGAGCCTGGGGCTCCAGCTGCGTCGGGGGAGGGTGCCTCCGGCTGGGGGGGCTCAGGCTGGGAGGGGAGGTCTTTGTcagcaccacagccagggctgcccatCCTGCCCTGAGCATCCTGCAGATGCCCCGCCTGGGGCTCAggctggggtgggagtgagggctCTGGCTGGGGTAAGGGAGGTCTTTGTCAGCACCATGGCCAGGgaagcagctgggggctgggatgaGGCCCTAGCAGGTCGGGTCCTGCAGGGGAAGGGGGGTGGGGCCTCTGCAGACTGTTGTCTTGGAAACCAAGCAGGAACAAAAAGCTGATTACAATGGGGCTGGGGTAGCCACGTGGCTGACATGTAAATTGCAGGTtcagctgtggggtgggggtgcctctGGTGGGGGCAGTAGCAGGGGCACTCCTTAATCAGGGAAGGGGACAGCTGTGCCAGGGAAGgaggcgtgggggaggggaggcttgaGGACGTGGCCACAAATCGAATCAGGGCTCCTGGGGAGCATCTGACAGCAGGGGCTGAGGGCTCGTTAGTGTGGTCCCGGGGCCAGGCTTGCCCTGAACATCTGCTCTCCTGGGAGGGTCTGGGGTCCCTGGGCTGGCAGCCCTGAGCCCTCTCACGAGCTCCCTCCCTCTATGGCTGGGACAGGCCCTGTTGCCACCTCAGGAGGACCCCAGACTCTGTTTGCACCTGAGGGAGCCCTGAGGGCTGTGTACCTCCTTCCatggctttgtttgtttgttatgcTCAATGAAGAATTTCCTATCTGACCCTTCCAACAATGCAAACCATAGAAAGGTGGACCTGTCAGGACTGGAGTTGTTTTCCTTTGTACTGCTCACCACTGCAGCCGCCCCCGGCCATGGCTGGGACCCTTAGGCCCAGCGCCTGCCCCAAGGACAGGAAGCTCCGTGGCTGTGTTTtgttcctgctgctgcagctgaCTGCTGGGTCCCTCATgtgcctgcaggggtggggctcaGGCCCCCATCACCGGCAGCAGCTGTTGGGTGGGCAAGGGGCTGCTTCCCTGCTGTGGGTCCTCTCTGGCACCTGGCCAGCCTGAGGGAGGACCGCACCAGGGGTCTGCAGCCTGGAGCACCAGCTCTTCTTCGGGGCGTCAGTAGCCGCTGAGTGACTCATGGCGGGCGGTGCCCGAGACATTGCTCTGGGAGAGACCTTGTCCTGCAAGGGCGTGGCAGGACTGGATCGAGGCTAGCCCGTGGGACTGCGGTGTGAAAGGACGAGCCGGGCTCATGGCAGGCAGCTCCTCTTCCTGGGCCCGGGATCCTGACTCCAATCTGTTCCCCAGTGCCAGGGCCGCCGGAAGAGAAGGGGTCTTCTGGGGTCTTTGTCTGTGCCCTAGTCCTCCCGAGGACTCCCGGGCCGCACCCTCCTCCCCGCGGGCGGGGCCTCTGGAGGGGCGGAGCGCTGGTCTTGGCGGCCAATGGGAGGAAGGTTTCTGGCTGCCTCCTTCTCCTCGAGAGGGGCCGCAGGCTGAGACCCACGGACCCACCCTGCCCGCAGCTCGGTCTCAGGCCGGCAGGTCCTGCGGTCAGCACCACGGACAGCGCCACCCACTGAGCAAGGAGACTCGGCCTTGACCTTGCAGATTTCTTTCCTATTTGATTTGCCAAGTTACGTGTTGTTCTTGGACGGTTACTTACGGtttactgaatttattttaagttacaatttttaaaaatttcaaccaCAAAAGCAACTATTAGTGTATTCTGGTAAAAAACTGGAGCAAGCACGGAAACCTGGAGTTTAAAATTCCTCTCTCTGAACAGGAAcacggttttgttttgttttttattcttccaGCCCATTTTGCTTAAGCTGTCTGTAAAAGTGCCTTTAAACTTTAAATAGCACCTAAGgccttttatttaaatatttatttattttaaagtcagagttacagagagggagagagagagagagagatcttccatcctctggttcactccccagatggccacaattgccagggctggtcaaggccaaacccaggaggcaggatctcccacgtgggtgcaaggacccaagcacttgggccatcttctgctgctttgccaggccacagcaggagctgggtcggaagtggagcagctgggacctgaattggcatccctatgggatgccggcactgcaggtggcagcttcatgcCACAACGCCAATTCCACCTAAGCCCTTCTAAGGAAATGAAGACAACGTTTGctgattgcttttttttcctgGCCCTTATGCTGCTTATGTTAATGTGGACACCATTATCACGTCTTCATGAGAAGACTAAGGTCCAAGGAGGAGGGGGCTCTGGCCCACAGTGTGGTTGGCgcagggctgcagccctgggcctccTAGGAGACCCATGCTTCACACTCCGCCAGGAACTGTCCATCATGCACTGGCAGCACAGTGGCTGAGCCcatcccccctccccagggactgGTGACTGTGGGTGTTCCTGATGCCAGGATTTTGAAGTGCCCAGGGCTGTGCGGCgccaggcccctggctcaggCAAGCTGCCAAGAGCTGCTGTCAGGTGGGTTCAGGGGGCCAAACAGCAGGGGCAGGCCTGAAACGCCTCTGTGACATTCCCAGGTAAAAATTCTCACACTTCATGCAAGAAGAAGAAAGCTCAGCAGCAATAACAACGCCTGGGGGCCTCTCTGCAGTGTCTTCATGTGGTGATCGCATGACCACACCCCCAGTCTCTGCAGATCCATTGCTCCCTGATCCCTTCGGTGAGCTCCTTTGTACGTACGACAAAGTTCCACCCAGTGAGAAGCAGCCTCTCTGTCCCAAGGACAGCTTTCTGTGACTGTCAGAGACAGCCAGACAGGGCAGAGTGCTCGGTTCATGGAGTGGGCTTTTCACCAGGATGTGACTGAGGCCATTGGCTGCGTTGAGGCCTGCGTACCCAGTGACTTATCTGACAGTCACTCTGGCCTGGGGAGTATGGGTAGCCCCAGAAGCCACAGTGTGTGGGCCAGAGACGGCCTGTCGGAGGGGGCAGCCACCTTGCTATTCAAGCAAAGAGGCGTCCCTGGAGTGTGGCAGGCCTGCCCTTCACATACCTGGGCTCACACTtccacacagtgccagccctgtgctaCTTGCTCATGTGAGCTTGCGTGCAGCCAAGGACATGGGGTGCAGAGAACCCCTGTGACCTGCCCGGGGTCATGCAGCTGGCAAGGGGTGGGGCTGGACTGTGAACCCAAGCGGCCCAAGGTGGGGAAAGGTGAGCAGCAGAAGGCAGTGAGAGTCCGAAGCTCTGAGTTGCCAGGTTCCACAGGGGCAGTCTGGGGGCCACTCACTGGGACAGCCTCACAGGTCCCCACAGGTCCCCTTGGCCCCTTGGCTGAGGTCATCAATAGGGTGCCAGTTTCACTGCCCCGTCACTGGACAGGGGCCACATACAGGGTGTGGCTGAGAATATGAGCCCCGCTCTGCAACCTGCTGTGGCCGTGTCTCCCGCGGTTCCCTGGtctgaaaagaagaaacaaaaaagtttCTCCATGTGGTGTTTACTGCTAGCCCCTTCCACAGACCAACGGACTGACCAGGGCCCTTGCCAGCAAGCAGGTCTGGATCCAGAGTGTCTCGGCGGGCTAGTGGAGGTTTTGGGTCCAAGCCCCTGGTTCTGTACTGAGGTCTCTGAGGCTTCAGAGGGCCCTGCCAGGGGTCACGGGCCACCAGTTGActcttcttcccccccccccccctttcctgcaGTTCTGGGAAGTCATCAGTGATGAGCACGGCATAGACCCCAGCGGCAACTATGTGGGGGACTCAGATCTGCAGCTGGAGCGCATCAGTGTCTACTACAACGAGGCCTCCTGTGAGcgcaccaccacccccagcctgggctccagcaTCTCTGCCCTCCTGTCCATTAGCCTAGGTGTCCACAGAGTGTGCCAAGCTGTTTGATGGCCCTGAGAGCAGGCAGGAAGCTTGGGTGGCTGGCTGCATCCTGAGAGGGCATGGGGGGAGTCACCTGAGGGCTTGCTGCACCAGGGGCTGTTGCTGTGACAGACTGGGGAGCGCTCAGTGGCCTCAGGGACATGTTCCATCCCCCATCCCTGTGTTACACTGGTGAGGCTGAGGGTAAAGTTAGATGCTCAGCGTCACCGATGCCTCCAAGCCCACCCTTGGGTCCCATCTCTTAAGGTCAGGGAAGGATGGAGAATGAGGGCACCCCTGACCCGCTGTAACCTGCATGACTGAGCCCCTCTCTCCTTGCAGCTCACAAGTATGTGCCTCGGGCCATCCTGGTGGATCTGGAGCCTGGGACCATGGACAGCGTCCGCTCGGGGGCCTTTGGTCACCTCTTCAGGCCTGACAACTTCATTTTCGGTAAGTccccctgctcccagctttgtcGGCAGATCCACGCCAACGCCTTCACACCCCTCAACATGATCTTGCAGGGTGAGAACTGATCTCTCCATTTTACATTTGGGCACATTTCAAGCTCACACATTTCAAGCAGAATGAGGTGTAAAAAAGAAAGGAGCTCACAGAATTGTGGGAGAGCTGGCAGAACAGAGTCGGGGCCTCCAGGGGACTTGGGGTTTGCAAGCAAGCAGCAAGCGGCCACGGCATTCTCCTGCCTGTGCCTCATAGGTAAAGAGGGCGAGGGCTGCACCTCACTGCAGCCCTCCGACGCCCCCACATCCAACTGCTGGGTGTTGACTCCCACCCAGCCTTGAGCTGCAAGGCATTCTGGGGCCAGGGCTGAACTTCACAGCCCAGCCAGTGAGAGGAAAGGTAGGCTCAAGGCACACAGTGGATGATCTTACACAGGAGACCCCTGGGAGACAGAACCTTTACAGGACAAACCATGCCGCTGTCTGGGCTCTGGGGCATCCGTGACAGGTGTGCAAAGGTATCCCCGGTGGGACCTGCCCCTTTATGGGAGAGAAAACAGAGGCTCGGGCCTCCACAGTTGCCCTCTGGGAGGTCTGTGCTACAGACCCCTGACCCCTGTCTGTCTCGCTCCACAGGTCAGAGTGGGGCTGGTAATAACTGGGCCAAAGGTCACTACACGGAGGGTGCAGAGCTGGTGGACTCGGTCCTGGATGTTGTGCGGAAGGAGTGCGAGAACTGCGACTGCCTGCAGGGCTTCCAGCTGACCCACTCGCTGGGCGGCGGCACGGGCTCGGGCATGGGCACCCTGCTCATCAGCAAGGTGCGCGAGGAGTACCCCGACCGCATCATGAACACCTTCAGCGTCGTGCCCTCGCCCAAGGTGTCGGACACGGTGGTGGAGCCCTACAACGCCACCCTGTCCATCCACCAGCTGGTGGAGAACACCGACGAGACCTACTGCATCGACAACGAGGCCCTCTACGACATCTGCTTCCGCACCCTCAAACTGGCCACACCCACCTACGGCGACCTCAACCACCTCGTGTCGGCCACCATGAGTGGGGTCACCACTTCCCTGCGCTTCCCTGGCCAACTCAACGCCGACCTGCGCAAGCTGGCCGTGAACATGGTGCCCTTCCCCCGCCTGCACTTCTTCATGCCCGGCTTTGCCCCACTCACGGCCCGGGGCAGCCAGCAGTACCGCGCCCTGACCGTACCCGAGCTCACCCAGCAGATGTTCGATGCCAAGAATATGATGGCTGCCTGTGACCCGCGCCATGGCCGCTACCTGACGGTGGCCACCGTCTTCCGTGGGCGCATGTCCATGAAGGAGGTGGACGAGCAGATGCTGGCCATCCAGAGCAAGAACAGCAGCTACTTCGTCGAGTGGATCCCCAACAACGTCAAGGTGGCCGTGTGCGACATCCCACCCCGCGGCCTCAAGATGTCCTCCACTTTCATCGGCAACAGCACGGCCATCCAGGAGCTGTTCAAGCGCATCTCGGAGCAGTTCACGGCCATGTTCCGGCGCAAGGCTTTCCTGCACTGGTACACAGGCGAGGGCATGGACGAGATGGAGTTCACCGAGGCCGAGAGCAACATGAATGACCTGGTGTCCGAGTACCAGCAGTACCAGGACGCCACGGCCGAGGAGGAGGGCGAGATGTATGAAGACGATGAAGAAGAATCCGAGGCCCAGGGCCCCAAGTAAAGCAGCTTGCGGCTGGAGCGTGGGGCCGTGTGGCAGCCGGGGCCGAGACGAGCAGCGCCCCTCAGAGCCACCTACCGACCAACACTGCCCCAGCTTTGCTCCCCACCAGCTCGCCGTAGCACCCCAGGGCCCCCAAGTCGTTGTCCTCTAGTATCCATGGTCATTTTCCCTCCCCCCAGGAGTCCACCCAGccctctcttccccaccctgGGCCGCCTCCGTCTGTCTTTGTGTTGctcatttgtttctttgttcttcTGTGGCTCCAGGCCTGatgttttatggtttttttaaagattagtttgTGTTTATATTTTGGGGGGATACTTAATAAATCTATTGCTGTCAGATGTCCCTGCCTGGTGCTggagatttctttttattctgaCAAGTTGGGTCCAGAGGGGTGAGGAagggcaggggagctggggcaggt contains:
- the LOC133747765 gene encoding uncharacterized protein LOC133747765; translated protein: MPMQAPQSRLLGSLNTTATASPSPGLAANHTGPWCLQVPIPDGLFLSLGLVSLVENLLVVVAIAKNRNLHSPMYCFICCLALSDLLVSMSSVLETAVLLLLEAGALAGRAAVVQQLDDVIDVLICSSMVSSLCFLGAIAVDRYISIFYALRYHSIVTLPRARCIALAVWGASATSSSLFVAYYDHTAVLLCLVSLFLAMLVLMAVLHVHMFTRACQHAQGIARLHKGQRPAHQGSGLKGAATLTILLGIFFFCWGPFFLHLALIVLCPRHPTCSCVFKNFNLFLTLIICNSIVDPLIYAFRSQELRRTLKEVLLCSWTNRQLRHPLGSGSVPAWGPRKAQWTCVRDMTGVEVSGPLTKLREHSPGQLRGEGDRGPAAPIVLGGARQPLPANRLRRGPERGAVRGARAALCGGACGLATPRRRQPGRGGRGLKSGRRGPRSLRSRPSPCARRLRPPRRAAMREIVHIQAGQCGNQIGAKFWEVISDEHGIDPSGNYVGDSDLQLERISVYYNEASSHKYVPRAILVDLEPGTMDSVRSGAFGHLFRPDNFIFGQSGAGNNWAKGHYTEGAELVDSVLDVVRKECENCDCLQGFQLTHSLGGGTGSGMGTLLISKVREEYPDRIMNTFSVVPSPKVSDTVVEPYNATLSIHQLVENTDETYCIDNEALYDICFRTLKLATPTYGDLNHLVSATMSGVTTSLRFPGQLNADLRKLAVNMVPFPRLHFFMPGFAPLTARGSQQYRALTVPELTQQMFDAKNMMAACDPRHGRYLTVATVFRGRMSMKEVDEQMLAIQSKNSSYFVEWIPNNVKVAVCDIPPRGLKMSSTFIGNSTAIQELFKRISEQFTAMFRRKAFLHWYTGEGMDEMEFTEAESNMNDLVSEYQQYQDATAEEEGEMYEDDEEESEAQGPK